The window AGAGGTCCAATATTACCAATTGGAGCTAGATCAATGTCAACCAATTCAATTCCATCACATGGAAGTGCCTCACTGCAATTGAGTGCCACTGGAGCTTTTGAATTTGTTGTGCCTCTTATGTTCTTGAAGTGAATATCCACTAGTTTCACTTTTGATGgctatacaaaaaataaaattatattagTGACATTGATCTAAAAGttacaatttactcaaattcatGTCCATATGTACAACTATATAGTAGCTTACGTGTCGAAAGACAGTTAAGTGACTGAGAGCTCATAATTCGATTGGGCTTGCTACTTCAAATTCTGGTGACCTTCTTATCATTGATGTCCCAACAGAAACCaataaaagagtatttataacattgaTTTAAatagtgtatatatgttgtcTCAAATGTGGACACCAAGCTTTTCTTTAATTATGGTGTTCGAATCAACTTGTAGCGCGCCTTAATTAATTTTAGGAGATATCTATAATTTTCTATCAGTACAGATATCAAATAACTCTGTGACTATCCATCAAAGCTTGGGGAGATGTAAAGAAACCAACTAATATTTTTGCCTCCCTTAGAATTTGAACTAAGACCTCGTGATTCTCCACCCACTTCATTAAACATTATACCACACCCTTGGGTGTGGATGTGGTGGACACCAAGTActtattgtatgaagaaataTGGTAGTCTACGTGTCAAGAGACAGTCCAATGAGTAAGAGGTTACAATCCGGACTAACTTTTTCTTTAACAGTAGTGTTTGGGCCAACTTTCCTGCACCTCAAATagttttataatataaatagtgACACTATCTACCAAAGTTTGGACAGATGAAAAAAAATCACCTAACATTTTTTTCTCTACTGGAATTTGAACCAAGACATCATGATTCTTGATCCGCCAGCCACTTCATCTACGATTATATCACATGACCCTTGGGTGTTGTGGACACCAAAAATACTTATCGTACTATAATATGGTAATGTCTTCTTTCATTTCTTAGGTAATATGAATATTATCTACCCGTAATGCATGAACCAGTGTCTTTTTCTTTTGTACTAATCTAATAAAAAAGTAGTTAGATAGCTTACCTCATTTCTGTCCTTGGAATGATAGTGTTGATCAATAACAATTGGATTTTTAACATTATCCAGGATTAAATCTTCATAAACAACATCAGAAACTTGTAGTGAAGGTGAGCCCATATAAGTCTTGATTCTTGCCCCATTTGATGTACTGTGGAATGTACAATTTCTTATTATAATTCCTTTAACATCTTTCTCATTCAAGCGTTTTCCAAGGCTGCCGATGCTGAAcacaaataattaaaaaaatataaaaaattaaacaaCAACTGCATTTAAATGTCTAAATGTATGATACCATAAATAGGATTTTTCGTTCCTCCTATTGATAAGGTTTTATTTTAACTTCTATGATATTTGATTAAGCTCATTTAACCTTTGATCAATTGAAATATATGTGCACTTTGATCCTTTTGCTCGTGGAATAAATTTTCATAATTATTAAGTAACAATTCTATCACATAATTATTCATGTGTTATGTGAAACTCATACTACTTTATATTTGACGgtaatataattttaaaatagtTCAAATATAACATACTTCCTACATAAAGGGACCAAAAAATACATATTTTGATTAACTGAAAATTAAATGTGTTTATCTGTGTATTACAAGGACCAAATTAAGATCAACAGTATTGCTATTACCCCTTTATGATATTTTGGACTAGTACATAGAAGAATTGCACAAGTTGTTGATTAAGAGACCACAACTCTGAATTGTAAAATCACTCAATTTTGCCTCAGTATCATGTAAAGTGATTAAACTATTTTTTGTGAAAAGGTCTTATGTTTTCTCCTAATGACTTCCTGTGATACTTTGGCAAAGTTAAGTGACCTTTTGATTAGAAAAGCTCGTGTACTAACTTACATGAAACTTAGATAAAATTGAATAACTTTTTTGTTACAAAAAAAAACAGTTTAATTATTTTAACAATAAAGTAAAAATTGACTGACCCTCTATGAAAAACCTATCCGGTTGAGTGTTGCTTACACTTCTATTAAAATGCGAAAAACAAAAGTAGTTCAAATttaacatactttttacataagGGACAAAAAAATACATGTTTTAGCAAATTGAAAGTTAAATGCATATAATTAATAATCACTTATAACACATACCAAAATTAAAATTTACTAATAACTGATGGACCAACATACTATAACCCCCTATGATATATTGGGCTAGTATGTAGAAGAAATGCACAAGTTATCTATTAAGATACCACAATTCGTCAATTGTAATATGAGTTCGAACCTCTGTGATTGATCGCTAGAGACCACAACTCGTCAATTGTAATATCATGAGTTCGAACTTCTGTGATTGATTGCTTGATCAttcttgtctagtagagtctttcttattcttttgttaattatgtaaaaaaaaaaagaggtagaAAAGCATAATAACAATTATTATTAAAACTAACCTTATTCCATGTCCAGGACCACAATTTATATTAGAGATATAAACATTGGAAGTGCCATCTCCAATGCCAATGCAGTCATCACCTGTCCCAATGTCACTATCAGTGACATTGATATTTATTGTTTGACTTATATGAAGTCCATCAGTGTTTGGGCTAGTTCCTGGTGCagtaattttgatttttgaaacTGTAATGTCACTGCTATCAGTGATTTTCAAGTGGACACCTTTGGAATCCACAAAATTAATGTTGTTGACGGAAGAGCTCTTCACAGTCTGGAATACAAGAgactacacaaaaaaaaaaagtaaaaatagttACAGCTCAAATCGTTATTAATTTCACATATGGATCGAgttggttcgaattttttaaacaccaaaccaaaccaattgtgtctgatttttaaatttatacaccaaataaaaccaataaaattcgggtttttcaatctcggtttttctcgggttattcggttttctctagtttttcgggtttttttcggaatagtcttgatacaaaacatataactttttcttcaaatatttctctagtcctagtaagatacaactatataattaaggtgaacaaaaaatgtgagaagagtgatgacattgtattcaaatattcaacaaaagctaataaaatcagttaaaataaatattgctaattaaaaagctataaagaaaatgaccataatctaaaaataataagtcatgctaaaataagtatggttaataagtattaattacatgaaaaAGACAAAAAAACTTAAGTCATATATTTTCACTCTATAAATCAAtgatgcaaaactaaagaatagataaccaatattattgtcattcctagtggtaaattgaatttcttttgttagcattagtgttgagttggttttggtttggactttatttgagttgctaacatccataggatatacaACTTATTgatattcaaaattttaagttcaagcttgaatgatatgataatagataaaaaaaaaactacgaaaaaatttaagaaatatttataaattacattacaaataaatatttttacatataaaatattttaaaaattaaatacatgtaatgtcgtgttggtttggtttgatttgactttttttagttaaaaccaaaccaaaccaattatggtcgggtttttttttttcaacaccaaaccaagtcaaaccaaaccgctagttcgttttttttttctcggtttgactcggtttatcggtttggtgcgatttgtcggtttactttgtacacccctacatATGATCATTCAACGATCAATTTATTATGCCCAAGCAATAAAACTACAAGAAATATAACTCAACTATAtggagtgtatatatatatatatatgaagaaaaaacatcaagaaaagctGAATACAATATGGAAACACAAGTAGCTAGTTGCCACTTGAGCGACTCACCTTACATATATAAAGTTTTTGTGGAACtacttaaaaaaataatataaactATTTAAGAAAATCCCTCATGATTTGTCACATGGTGAAAGATAACGGATATTAAGTTGGATTGAAAAAATAGTTTTTGATATTTTTAAAACGGTGTCATGTATGTGAATATCATGTAAGATGAGTTGCTGACTTGACTATATTTAAATGACAAATTCATTTTTGGTTAATGGCTTAATCATCTGGTATCCGATATCCATTGGCTTGAATAATCTGGATCTATTATACATAGAACCCACTTAAGGTGAAGCGCCCTCCCCAATCAGGAGTTCTTCATTCTCAAGAATCAAATCCGACATTTGGTTAATGGTGAAGAGACCCCTTCCATCTTACGACACTCCTCGATGACTATTTTGTAATGTATATCTTTTCAGCTTCTCTTTTGTAATGTATATGCACAGTTGAGTTACTTTATTACGACAGTTAATTGTGTGACTTGCAAATAACAAACTTAAGAGTTAAGCGACCGTCTGTGAAATTATCAGACTTTTAAAGTCTACTTACACTAGGGAGAGGAGGGGTGCTTCCAGATTTGTCAGCGTATTGCCAACTCGAGTTTCCTTGTCCATTGAGAGTCCCTCCACCCGTAACCACGATACCATCTACGTGTTCGATAGATATCCATGCGCCTCGTGTGTACAAACTAATGTCTGTAGCTGACAATACAGTCCCTTGAATTTCAATAGTAATAGGCCTAGGACTACTGCATGGTCCTTGAAAAATAGTTTCTCCTGTAGTGAATGTTCCTGGAGGAATAACAAGTTTTGCTGGGCCTGATGATTGACAAGCTGATCTCCATGCCATCATAAATCCCTGCAAGTGCAAGAGAATTAGATTTGCACTTTTAGATCATTTATTTGTCTCCAAAATTCAAACCAAATTAAATAACTAGTTATAGAGTAATACAATGCAacttgttatgaatattatgcaTATAAAGTCGTAGATGATCAGAGTTACAGGGGATTTGGGAGCGGAGCTACATGGTTAAAAGATGGTTCAATTGAAACCCCTCCCTCAAATAATTATGATATGCACATAGGATAAATATAAAATTCTTTGTCTATCGTTGGCAGAGCCGGCATCGGGATTTCAACTTTATGTATTCTGGATTTTAGAACGATGACTTCAAGTGTCAATAACTAGGTTCTATATTTGATATTTATgcatatttaataaatttcttaACACAAATATATTGCTTGAGCAGAAAATAATTGGTTCGGCCGGACCAGTATCCGGACTTCTAACTTGATCCGCCCCTGAATTCGTTGGATTCTCGTGACATATATAGGAAGCTTCTTGTGTAATGACAAAAGTGACTCAAAAGTTGGACTATGTTGCAGGTTCAAATTCCGATATAGCATTCTTGCACGTTTTTGAATCTCCTTATTAGAATTCCTAATTCAGTTGCTTGGAATGCATTGTGAGTGATAACGAATGAGATTCTTTTCCGATTTTCCACCGGTGTCTGATAACTACATAAGATCGACTAATCTAGATTTCCACTTGATATTTGATAACCGCATTTTGAAGATTGTTGTTGCAAAAGTGTTCCATGTTCAAAAAGATATGTATGAACAACATGGAAATTACCACTAATTGTTGTTATTTCATTAATTACAAGACTTACCCTAGCGCTATCTGCCTCTGTATTTGGTCTAGCTCCGAACTTGGTAACATCAAAAACTGTCTCCAAAAGGCCACGACGTGAACCAAAAGGTGCACATTCTGCAACTTTTGATGAAAAAATGGCTATACCCAAAAGTAAAACAAATCCTACAACTTTTGGAATAGCCATTGTGGTGGCCTAATTaggaaaatgaaagaaaaattaagCAGTAAAGTGGGCAAATTAAAGAAGGAAATGAATGCCCTTTGAATGGAGAAAAACAATCCTTTGCCATTCTTATATCAATTCTCTTACACCATACAAAAATTATTGGCTAgtgtttagtttgtttattttGTTTATGTTATTTCCTCAATTGTAGGAAAGTTCAAACTGAGAGATCTGTATgcgtttttttgtttgttttgtttataATTTTCATATTTCGTACCACATATTAGCATTTCCCTCTGTTATAAGCAATATGCCCTTAATTTGTTTCCATTTGTCTAAAAAACGATACTCTTCTAAATTCAGAAATAATTAACTTTATATTTtccattttatccttaatgaaaagCTTTAATAATCAAACAAATATTAGGCAAATACTTACTATAATCAAACAAAGATTgattgaactaattatgttgccACTCTACAGTCACTGACATTAACTTCCTCAAGAAATGACAGACTAGAAATCAAATTTCATGCATATGGAACTTAATATTCTGAATAGGAAAAACAAGCTAACAACATCTTTAAGATGTTAGCTTAAAGATGACACGAAGAAATACACGCAAATGTAGCAGATTGGTGACTGCTCTGATCTTGAATTTTCGGACCAAACTACAtatatttattaaattttaaaaatttatgtCAAGATCGACCTTATATTACGTTCTGCACCAACTAATGACTTAAAATCATGTATTTATCTCTGTCTGTAATCAGTATCATGATGAAATGGAACTCCACTAGCCGGTAGCCATTCACTTCCCTGTATCAAATTTCCAATTACTGTGAATTGACTCGCCTCAGCCGAGCTATTAATGACCCTATATATAACTAGGCCAATTCACTCTAGCACTAGTGTTTGGACCATGTATCCTCCATAATAAAGTGTCTTCAATGCAAAATCACCATTCTATTTTAGCCAACCAACATAGACTAATTAAGCTGCCAGTGTTGGACAGGAGAAAAACAATTCTtgaataaattgaaacggagggaatacAAGTAATATTAACTTCCTCAAGAATGAATACTAGATATCAAATGTCTTAGTATTCTTAATATTTAGTAAAATAAGCTAATATAGCATCCTTAAGATGCTACTTTTTAAGGACTCAAACAAATACAAACAATGGACCAGACTGGAGATTGTTGCGATTGTTTGTTTACAGGGTATGATACCTCACAAGTTGATAGACAGTGGTCCGCCAGCAAACTCGTTCTGATCTTGGATTTTCAGACCAGCaaattatatatatttaattaaaaTTCTTAAAAAGCTTATTTATTTATGACAAGATGATCTTATATTGCGCCTTTGCACCCACTGActtaaaatcttgaatttgccTCTGTCTGTATCACGAGGAAGTTAAGCCGGTATAAAATGGCACCCCAGTAGCTGGTAACCATTCACTTCCCTGTATAAAATTTCCAACTGTGAATTGACTGGCCTCAGCAGAACTAGTAATGACCCTATAACCGGGCCATTTCACTCTAGCACTAGTATTCGAACCCGGTCCTCTATTCATATACTCTCCATAATAAAGTGTATTCAATGCAAAATCACCACTCCATTCTAACCAACCAGCAGGATCAATTAAGTTACCAATGTTGGATAGGAGAAAAACAGTTCTTGAATATTCTTTCCATGGTCGTCCTAAGTAATTCTTGAATGATGCTAATACAGGGACTAAATCTGATGCAGCTGCCACTTTGCAATTCAAGATTGAAATTCCAGTGTTTTGATTTGGATCCTCTCTTCCCTGTGCTGTGAAAATGTTCTTTTGGTTCGGGTCAGGTTTGCGAGCGTACAAGTTGCAGTTCTGGAAAACAACAGCTGCATTGCCTGTTTCAAGAAATTCACTTATTAAGTAAGAGATCGCTGGTTAAAAATGACTGATACGTAATAAACAGTTGCATATTTGGCTTAAAGTactaaaattaatattaataaacaattgatgtgtttgatataaaATACTGATATAGACCTTTTCTATTAAAAAATGATTGAAATGCTCTTAaagctatttaaaaaaaaattacaaattcTAAAGTATTTATACATGAAAAAAGGACACGACCGACAGATATGGAATACAGAGAGATCTAGCAAGGGACCCGATTTCTTTTGGGTAGATATTTCATGGACTAATAgagataaaataataataaaaagtttGATCACAATGTTGAAGACATAATTAAGAGGTCGTTTGGTTAGTTGACTAAAATGGCTAACAAACATCAGAAGTCTTGAAGTTGATTTACGAATAAACAAATTTGTATTTGGTTTAAAAATGGTAATAAACAGTTGATGTGCTTGATAAAATAAAtgctatttttttattattattaaatgaATATTAGTTTGGGTATGAATTGCGTGGCTTAGAAAATAACTATTAAGAAAAAAATAGTTAAATAGTTTAGTCAATGTAAAAATATTTACAAGTTAGAAAAATCAATGTAACTTTTTGAATGATCAATATATACTATGACTTTTGAATTTTGACTTATAAGTATTTTTTATATTTACCACACGTGTAAATAACTATATGAGCTAGTTTGATCAACTTATAAACTtgactaaatattttttaaataaataatagcttaaacttttagatgagaCAATCACAAAGTTCAGCATTACCGAAAATGAAGTCGACAGTTCCATAGACGTCGCATTCACGATAGAATTGTCGAAGGGAATGGACGTAAAGGGTGTCTTGATATGCAACAAAGCTGCATTGGTAGAATGCTGAGAGATCAGAGCCACTCCTTAGTGCCACTGCTTGGTGTTTGCTTGGTCCAGCATAGTTCTCAAATGTGATTCCTCTTGCCATGAATCCATTTCCCACCACAGCTGCagtaaaaagaaaatatatatatatatatatatatatatatatatatatatatatatatatatatatatatatatatagtcagaTCGCTCTATATCCACTATTATTTATAATAACATTTTACTATAACAATTAAGTTTTCTATTTTGAAACCAATTTTCATATAATGTTAGTATATTATATGTTCTTTAAAACATCTCGATAATAAACGAAGTTAAAGAAATTGGAAATTGGAAAGAAATTGGAAATAATGGTCTACTTCCATAACTTTTGAGGATACAATGGTATTCTAGTAATGAGAGTTTTTACTTCACACTGATAACCAGTGTAAATAGAATTTTATCAAGGATGGATGTACCATTTATATGGTATGGGTCGACATAATTCGATAGTTTTGATTCAAAATCATTTAATACGTACAAATTATAATTTACAATCCAATAgtttcaaagggctacaattcAGATTCAATAAACTTCGACTTTTAGATTCGCTTATGAATTTTATATTATCAGGTCATTTCAAAGCTGATAACTAAATGTGATCATCCGTAAAAAGTATTAATCATCTAATAATTAAGATAGATACATGTTTCATTAAATTAAAATTTGTTGGATGTCTATACATTATTTAGGTTGTCAATATACACGTACTATTTAtccaaatattttgaaaaaaattcaAAGCAATATAATGGTCATGGTCCTACAAGTCAACAACATGTGGGCAAATTTTCCGATGTTTTCAGAAATCTATATTATTGTATGGTGCTTATAAGCAGGGACTAGATCTTTTTTAAGGGGGAAAACGAGAAAAACAAAACCTGCTAATTAATCTTTGTCATCTGGACACCGACCTTTGTTGTCTTATGTAATTGATATCTTAACATTTTCGTCACTACCACTAACCGCAAGAATCCCTAAAgctacatgttttttttttcttttttctatccGGTGTCTAATATTCGATATCAGTTACGGAGTTTCGATTAATTTGGTTTGTGTTGTGTAAAGCCTATTAAAGGAAGAAACACTTCCTATCATGATATTTTCATACTTAAGACTCAAACATGAATTTTTTTATTAAGGTTTGGAAGCATCATATCTATTCTACCACAACTCTTGATCCTAAATGTAcacattattttttctttttcaatttatgaGGAGATTTCGGGGCACGAATGTCAAGCTATTTATTTATCAAAGTGGATTCGAACATAGATTTTTCGGAATTTACagtaattaataattaaaaatatttgaaaaaatgaTTGTCCAAATTTGACTCCCAAATAATAATATTGTCATGTAAGTTCCTTGTTTGAGCACATTAAAAAGGCCTTCTTAGTCATTATTACTCTAATTTTTCTTTGGATTCGTAGAGAGTAGGCAATAATGGAGGAATGATTCTAACCAGGCAAGCAGACATGGGGTCATAAATATAGGACTAGTACTTTGTaaaataattctagttgaagtgaATTAATTACTTGAATGGAGAAGTGGCCATTGAAGGCCTTTGTAAGATGTAGCACCAAATTAATGTCGAGGTGGACAGGTGATTGTTCTTGGGACATTTTTCTAAATAATGTAAAGTAGGAAAAGCACCATGCAAATAATTTCCTGATGCGTCACTTTCATATATCCAACATCTTTTCTATATATCCAATTGGTGATGACTTGTGACTAAGAACGTATTGCTAGGGTCAATTAGTCCTCCATTTAGAAGAAGATATATATTTTCTAGTAGATTCAAAttgtatcatataaattgaacCCCATAAAATAATATACTTAGTATTGCTTCGTCCCTTCCTAAAGGTACTAGTCTTTTCAAAACTAAGCCTCGAACTCGTAGTTAAGGGTGTCGGTGGAACGATTTGATCAATTACtttttaaaaattataccataGCAATTTTTTTATTACTTTACTATGCATGATTAAGTTTAGATTTTTCAAAACCGTCTCAATTATCTTGGTTTTTCTTCATAATATCAGTACGATTGGATAAATCTTTGATAATTATTTTTAAACGTTATCTAAGAGTCGCTCTAtttttagattaaaaaaaaaaaaacaattagagGTTACTATCTTATAATAAAGCAAAATCCCTATTATTATAATTGACAATACTCCTTTACATGATTAGATTAATATAATGACACGAATAAATGAATGGTCCACAGCCATGACAATTCCTTAATTGCTGGACAACACTCAGTTTTTTAGTTAATTGCTAATCAATTAGTATATCATCAAGATCTTTCTAGTATTAGTATTCATTTTAAAGACAAAAAGTTAATCAATAAATCAACCTTCAGTCTCGTTTTTCCACACCGACAGAATCCATCAAATAATTCATAATCCTACACATTCAATGCTTATATTTCATGTCTAACATCTTCTCAGTgtcttttttctttctccttttcttaATGGTtgacaccttttttttttcatttaattcGTTATCCGCTATTCGTATTGATCCCGATTAATTTGAATGTGTGCGACATAAGATTCATTAAAGGAGAAGTGCTCTCCCTAAAAgaattttttatatatttagGATCTAAGTTCGAGACCTTTAATTAAGAGTAAATAAATCCTATCCATTCCGGCATAACCTTTATTGGTAGTATTAACGGTTGACACTTTGATTTTGTTTGCCAATAAAAATATCTACACTATAATATCTAATGCCAGGACAATGACTAACTAGGGCCTATGCCTTTTTTTTCCATCTCATGTTCAACCACATTTTGAGGCTCAGATTAATTCAGATTTGTACATCAACTTATTATTAAATCCGAATCTCTAATTAAGGATGGAGGAATTTTATCCATCCCAATGCAGTTCTCGACAGTGCCAATCACCTTTACTTACAGTTAGAGAACTATGTAGCGTAATTTAGATCactataaaagaatattaaaataATTCATCAAACTATTATACTGTAGATGACTGCATGATTTGTAAATTATTCACCAATTATTAATAGATAAAGGAAGGTCTAAATCATTGAATTAATTTCAAGAACGCATGGCCCTATATAGAACGTGCCTCGTCCAAATAATTATCTATCTTGGCAACATAAATAGTCTTAGGTATATGGTCAGTATAATTTAACATATTATGataaattatatatattattttttagaTTATTAGTCTCACTTAATATAACCTAACATGACATGTAACATGTAGTTACGTCTTAAGTAACTTGACTTTCAGTATATAAAAGTTAAACTAGTCGTGATACAAGCCCTACAAATATATATAAACATGTAAGGGAAAATTTTGAACTTACCAACGGTGGCTGATCGGAAAGTAGTCCACCCATCGACGACGTTCCGATTACCCTTTATTTGTGTTTTTCCGATGCCATCTCCGACGAACATTATCATACTTTTTTTCCTTTCAACGTCAATATATTCGAAATAAGCTCCCGCCTTAATGTAAATCACAAATCTTGTAGTGCTAGAATTTGGTGCTGCACTTAATGCCTGGTTAATAGTAGTAAAATTACCACTACCATCTTTAGCCACAACCAAATTGAACTTAATTTGGTTCACTGGAGCTTGTAATAATGCCCTGTCCCTTTTTTTCAACCATTTTGGGTATCCGTTTTTCATAGCACCGTATTCTGGGAAGACTTCATTAGAGCTTGATAACGACCTAAAACCAAATCATAATAAGAGGCTTTAAACTTATTTATGGTTAAACAAACCAGATAACTAATTTGATAAAATTGAGTTGAAATTTAACAGTAAAGTAGAAATAACTGTGCATATTTTAAAGTAATTTTACTCACTCATCCGAGCAACTTCAACCAGATACTAAAAGGGAAAAAGCTAGTACTCCCTTCATTTCATTTAACAAAAATTATTTACTTTGGGCGTGACAACAATAGTTGTGTGAGGCTCCATTCTACTTTTCACACTTGGATAGTGAGCCCACAATATTTGCATATTTTACAGAAATAATATACTATTTCTGGAACGTTTGATGGTCCTGATTTTTTGGGGTCTAAAGCAAAAGCTTCAACAACCTTACCTTTGAGTCGACCCATTTAATTTCTTGAGCATGGCAAGAGATTTCCTCACATGTTGAGTTATGGTATGCAAATCCCTCTCAATATAATGACTCAAGTTGTGATTACTATTGTAAAATCCACCAAGACAAGTGTCTTGATTGGTCATTGCAGCAGTAAATAGTACTGTTCTTTGAAGGTGACTTACTACTATTTTTGGTGGAAAGATCATCTAGAGTAGTTGTATCTCATCAATAGTACTATCATCCAAGAGCAAGAGCATGTTATAAAGGTTAAAATGAGATGATCAAATTTAAATATTCTTTCTGGAACAGATTAAAAAGAGAAAAGATTGTCATATGGGTTGAAACAAAAGGAATATGCTATTTTCAGAGCATTTTAACTTTTGGGGTCTAAAGCAGAAGCTTCAGTTATCTTACCTTTGAGCCGACCCAGTCTTTAACTTCTTCAGCATGGCAAGAGAGTTGCTCACATGTTGAGTTATGGTATGCAAATCCTTCTCAAAGTA is drawn from Lycium barbarum isolate Lr01 chromosome 8, ASM1917538v2, whole genome shotgun sequence and contains these coding sequences:
- the LOC132604906 gene encoding exopolygalacturonase clone GBGE184, which translates into the protein MAIPKVVGFVLLLGIAIFSSKVAECAPFGSRRGLLETVFDVTKFGARPNTEADSARGFMMAWRSACQSSGPAKLVIPPGTFTTGETIFQGPCSSPRPITIEIQGTVLSATDISLYTRGAWISIEHVDGIVVTGGGTLNGQGNSSWQYADKSGSTPPLPSSLVFQTVKSSSVNNINFVDSKGVHLKITDSSDITVSKIKITAPGTSPNTDGLHISQTININVTDSDIGTGDDCIGIGDGTSNVYISNINCGPGHGISIGSLGKRLNEKDVKGIIIRNCTFHSTSNGARIKTYMGSPSLQVSDVVYEDLILDNVKNPIVIDQHYHSKDRNEPSKVKLVDIHFKNIRGTTNSKAPVALNCSEALPCDGIELVDIDLAPIGNIGPLLAATCQNAKTILGGKNNPPAC
- the LOC132605580 gene encoding pectinesterase-like, whose product is MYSQKKKPSLLLALSAIFLLTFFSLPKLLVSTTQNHVEKNIQIANSHCQGTLYPQLCVSTLSLIPDLHKKTIPEIISSNVNVTVNEVKASAENCTNILHHMSKLDPVEKRALDDCIELLGDSTIYELKTTLDDLSTKNSSNSPAKHYNDLQTLLSAALTNQDTCLGGFYNSKHNLSHYFEKDLHTITQHVSNSLAMLKKLKTGSAQRSLSSSNEVFPEYGAMKNGYPKWLKKRDRALLQAPVNQIKFNLVVAKDGSGNFTTINQALSAAPNSSTTRFVIYIKAGAYFEYIDVERKKSMIMFVGDGIGKTQIKGNRNVVDGWTTFRSATVAVVGNGFMARGITFENYAGPSKHQAVALRSGSDLSAFYQCSFVAYQDTLYVHSLRQFYRECDVYGTVDFIFGNAAVVFQNCNLYARKPDPNQKNIFTAQGREDPNQNTGISILNCKVAAASDLVPVLASFKNYLGRPWKEYSRTVFLLSNIGNLIDPAGWLEWSGDFALNTLYYGEYMNRGPGSNTSARVKWPGYRVITSSAEASQFTVGNFIQGSEWLPATGVPFYTGLTSS